The following proteins are encoded in a genomic region of Maribacter hydrothermalis:
- a CDS encoding DUF1801 domain-containing protein: MKPAENYIYNQPEPFRGILMHLQVMIETTLPDVELKYKWNIPCFYIGKSPICYLNASHKKKFVDIAFWNSAHLTKHLNVLISENRKVVRSLRYSTLEDIDNNILIDVLKDAYSVRQNGFYKKEDIN, from the coding sequence ATGAAACCAGCAGAGAATTATATTTATAATCAACCGGAACCGTTTAGGGGTATTTTAATGCATTTGCAAGTGATGATTGAAACTACTTTACCAGATGTGGAACTGAAGTATAAATGGAATATTCCTTGCTTTTATATTGGTAAATCGCCCATCTGCTATTTAAACGCATCACATAAAAAAAAGTTTGTAGATATTGCATTTTGGAATTCCGCACACCTTACAAAACATTTAAACGTACTAATTTCTGAAAACAGAAAAGTAGTACGTTCATTGCGATATAGTACTCTTGAAGATATTGATAACAATATATTAATTGATGTTTTAAAAGATGCTTATTCCGTCCGCCAGAACGGATTTTATAAAAAAGAAGACATCAATTAA
- the kdsA gene encoding 3-deoxy-8-phosphooctulonate synthase, whose product MNLSLLPQIKHTDSNNFFLLSGPCAIEGEDMALRIAEHIVTLTDELKIPYVFKGSFKKANRSRLDSFTGIGDEKALKILRKVSETFKIPTVTDIHTEQDAAMAAEYVDVLQIPAFLARQTDLVVAAAETGKTVNIKKGQFMSPESMKHAVNKVTETGNQQAIITDRGTMFGYQDMIVDFRGVPTMKQYAPVVLDVTHSLQQPNQSSGVTGGRPALIGTMARAGIAAGVDGLFIETHFDCANAKSDGANMLDLGLMKKLLTDLVALRAVVNEF is encoded by the coding sequence ATGAACCTATCCTTACTACCACAGATAAAACATACAGATAGCAATAACTTTTTTCTTCTCTCTGGTCCATGTGCCATTGAAGGTGAAGATATGGCGTTGCGTATTGCAGAACATATTGTAACCTTAACCGACGAGCTTAAAATACCTTATGTTTTTAAAGGAAGTTTTAAAAAGGCGAACCGTAGCAGGTTAGATTCTTTTACGGGTATTGGTGATGAAAAGGCGTTGAAAATATTAAGAAAAGTTTCTGAAACTTTTAAAATACCAACGGTAACGGACATACATACAGAGCAAGATGCTGCTATGGCTGCGGAGTATGTAGATGTATTACAAATTCCTGCTTTTTTAGCACGCCAAACCGATTTAGTGGTTGCCGCTGCAGAGACAGGCAAAACGGTAAACATTAAAAAAGGACAATTTATGAGTCCGGAAAGTATGAAGCATGCGGTAAATAAAGTTACCGAAACTGGAAACCAGCAAGCTATCATTACCGATCGTGGCACCATGTTCGGCTACCAAGATATGATTGTCGATTTTAGAGGTGTACCTACCATGAAACAATATGCACCTGTAGTTTTAGATGTAACACATTCCTTACAACAACCCAATCAATCATCGGGTGTTACAGGTGGTAGACCAGCATTAATTGGAACAATGGCACGTGCAGGAATCGCTGCCGGAGTAGACGGACTTTTCATAGAAACCCATTTCGATTGTGCCAATGCAAAAAGTGATGGCGCAAACATGTTAGATTTAGGATTGATGAAAAAGTTATTGACAGACTTAGTGGCGTTGAGAGCTGTTGTTAATGAGTTTTAA